In Zingiber officinale cultivar Zhangliang chromosome 1A, Zo_v1.1, whole genome shotgun sequence, the DNA window CAGAAAATTGGTTTACATTTGTTGTTCGTCTTCACATTTGAGTGCGTCTTTACTTGTTATGCTTTTCCTAAAGTAACTAACTTACATAAAAGAAAAGATGAATTTTCCCTGATATACAAATAGTACTTATATATCCACaacaaatctaatattcaaattttaGCTGCAGATATTTGAAAGAGGAATGGAGTTACATGATCCAAAACTCTCCTCCCCAAGATCCTCCTTTTTCAGATAAGATATGGAAAAACTTTTCACGTAGAGTTGACAGAAAAGTGATCACGGTAATCCTTGGCCTAGAAGAGCTGAAACATTTTTATCCCTTTAGTTTACAGTAAAGAATCTTTTAGCAACTTTGCTGTATTTCTCCATGATGATGAAGTTTTTTCTTTTAGTTCATTGAGTGCCATACACTTATGGGAATATGTATCTTGTATTTCTTGCAGCCATGTGACATTGAAAAAAAACCTCCTTGGTGTCTTTATTCCCATCATTACATATGTATACAATTTAACATTGTACTAGTAACACACATGCCTTATGTACAACACCCCATGCTGGATGACATCAAtcattttctgtaattttgttaCAAATAGATATTACCTATTGTCCTCTCAGATAGTGTGAGTAGGTCGGACCAACTGTTCACTCAAATTGAGTTATGCAGAAATAATATTATGATTGCACCAATTCTCACGGGTAAATACTTTCTGTACCCTGGTACCAGGTTCCCCAGCAGAAGAATGAATATGACTGTGGCCTTTTTGTGCTCTACTTCATGGAGAAGTTTATTGAAGATGCACCTGAAAGATTTAGAAGGAAATATCTCCACTCTATGGTACACGACACATCTCCAAGGGTGTTGTAGCTGTTGCCATTTACTTTTCTAACTCCTTTATCCTGTCAAACAGTTTGGTAGCAAATGGTTCAAACCCGAGGAAGCTTCTGGATTGAGGAGTCGGATTCGAGGTCTGGTCCTCGAAGTATTTGGCTGTGCTATGCATGAGAATGATAAAGCAAAACCACCAGCATATTCCTGTGAGCCACCTGAAGACGATTGTTTGCAATGATTTGATCCCTTCATTGAACTTGGACTAGTTAGTCATCTTGAGAAATTCGACTGTGAACAGCATCGTAGAGGCTGTAGATAGTCATTGGCTAAAGCCGGCAAACTACCAACCTGAAGTACTAGGGACGTTGGTACACCTACCAAAAGTTGGCTCAGCAAAGTATGAAGTTAAACAAAATAGTGAATCCGACCTTGGATGAAAATTGAGTTGAAAATTTGCCGTTTTAAGAGAACCCTTGACATGCTCCATCATCGGATGAGCTCTCACATTTGTGAAACGAGGCTCTTTATCATGGCGGGATGTATATTCTACTGTCAATTTTGCACTGTTTTGTTGCTTCACTATATGCTTCGTAGATTGTGAACAGAGAATTGTGTGCATGTATATATTCGTCTAGGCTATGAAGGGTCTCTTCCGTCTAATTCCTTGAAGAGATTTTTGTAGCCTCAATGTTGATCAGAATGCTCCTATCATCAGAATACAGCCTTTTGCCTGGTCGTTCATAGAAGATGAAAACATAGCAGAACAATTATGCATGTAATTACATTCACAGTTCCAGAGAAAGGAATACGCATGGAGATTAATGTTTTTATATCGTGATTTAAATAGAGACAAACATAGAACAAACTCTAGACGCATTGCCATAAATAGCTCAGCTCTGCATCATACCATATCGATTCACCACTTCATTCATCTCGGGTCGTTTGATCCCAGCACATTTTCATCACATTGCTAGAGAGCTTGGGCAACAGCGTGGAATGTTCTATCACATTTTCTATGTATGGGTTGCCATGGAGAGGACCTGCAGGTTCGTTAGTATCATTGTCACGCCAATTTTACAGTCATACGAGCAAAATCTGTTTGTTCACAAGGAAGTTTGGTTTAGATTTCAAGTACCTTTAGAAAGTTCTTTGACAAATTGTTTCTATCTTTTTCATATTCTTTGAAATGTAACCTTGAGGGCTACATTCTGACTAGTATATATATTGCTCCTGTGAACTGTTGACGAATTCATCAAGGGGCCTCAAGAAGGGCATGCTTTCTTTGACATCTTCTCTCTTGTGCACTGTTGAACAAATGATATAATAGATTTAAGTAAAGTATTTGTTTATTAAATAAAACTCGTGTATTATTTTCTTGTTGTGTTAAGTGGTTAAGTGACGAGTCCACGGGCAAGCGACGTCACGTCCTAGCGCCGCTCTCGACGGTTAGGGTTTGCTTGTCGGAGCTGGATGGGCGCGCTTAGTTGCTCGACGGCTTTCTGCTCCTCCTCAGTCGCCGATATCAGACGCGAATCCAGGCGTTCCAGGACCGTGGGCGGGCGTTTTATGGCTTCCTCTTTGCCGGTGGAGCAAGTCAATCCATCCCCTAGCCAATCGTCCACCGGAGATTCCTTCATTCGCCTTCACCTCAGGAAGCTCGCACCTTATCAGCCGATCCTACCTTTTGAGGTGAGAATATGGAGACGGAATAGTTATAACCCCTTCGATTTCTTGCTGAGTTGCAAAGTTCTGGCCTTGATTGTGACCGTCAGACGGATGGTTTATTTCCAATTTACCAAATGGGAAGTAATGCTTGGGCTATGTGAAACGAGGAAGTATTAATTGAGCATGTTCTGTACAAGTCGCGTGTGATCATATGTCAGGGTGAAAGTGATGAAGGGGACAATGTCAGGCTATTGAATTCTGGATCAACACTATTATTAGTAGATGGTAGGTGTCTTGCATGCTTAGCCAGGTTCTTCTTTTGCTGGTAAAGTGCATTCACCAACTATTTTGGGGATGATGATATGCACTCTCTAACTACTGGAGTGATGATAAGTATAATCAATTCTATTGTCATTGTTGTCGACATTATATGAGGCTGATGCTATTTCGATTTAAAGGTATTATCTACACGCTTGGGGAGAAAGCCAGAGGACATAGTCAAGCTGGATGCTAATGAAAATCCTTATGGTCCACCTCCAGaggtgagttttttttttttaaaaaaaaaatattttcaccttAATTAGATTGAAATGCCTAGAATCAAATAAAAGAAACTTCATTTTTTCCTTGTAGTTGCTAATCGTTCTGGAAACAAGTTGTGCCAAATTTTAGGTGCCATATACATGGTTCCTTTTCAAGTCTAGGTCTTTGTTTAGATGAAATCTGTTTGTTAGGTATCGTATTATTTGACAAGTTTAGGAACATActttcacatatatatatatatatatatatacttgcattgttaagttttacaaaattttgaaaaacaaatttaATTCTTTAAACATGTTAATCATGTGAGTAACTAATTGAAATTTCAATTTCTCAGTTTTGCTCAATTTAAGAATATAAAAACTGAAGAAAAATGAAATTCCATATGTAAATTCTTACAATAAAATGAAGTGTCTTGCTAAAAAGCCTAATCAAAATTTCAATTTGGTTCAGCTCTGTGTTTTTTTTattcataattttttaagtttgaacCTAATAATAAATGCAGATCTTGATTACAGAGTCATAAGAAGATGCAACTGATCAACTAGTTTTTGTATCCTAGTTACAGTGAAAGTAATAATTGCAATGCTGTATAAATTACAAAATAAACCACTGAACCTTATAATGAACACCTAATTATGGATCTTGATTACAAAGGCATAAAATGATCTAAGGGATCAGCTAGCTTCTGTAACCTATTTATATGAAAATAATAATTGTAATGCTGTGTAAATTATAAATTAAGGCACATATGACATATCCATCTGGTTTGTCTGTAAAATACAGGTGTTTGAGTGAACAATATCACAAAAGAAACATGCATTACATGTTACCATAGTCTGTCATATGCTTATATCAATTATTCAGAAAACATGTTAACTGAAAACTATCTGTCCATGACAGGATGACTGAATGCAAGCTTATCTTGCCATATCATTGGTTACAGGCATATCAtatataatactaaatacaatTGTTATAGATAACTCACATATGCATTCTGTTTGTAAAAGATAAGCTTTCCAGAAAACTTTATTGCAATGAAATATTTATAATGTATCACCTTATCATATTGTTCCTTTACCCAACCAGCTTCTTCCTTTCTGATAATTAATAGGTCTTTGAGGCTTTGGGAGCACTAAAATTTCCTTATGTTTACCCTGACCCTGAGAGCCGTTGTTTGCGTGCTGCTCTTGCTGAAGATTCTGGCCTTGAATCTGATTATATACTGGTTGGGTGTGGTGCAGATGAGTTGATTGACTTGATAATGAGGTTTTAAATGAAATGCCTTCAACTTTCTAGTTTAACTGAGTTATTGGCTTGGATTAAAAGATGTTCAGTAAATTGTACTACTGACTTTGTGCAGATGTGTGCTCGATCCTGGTGATAAGATTGTTGATTGTCCTCCAACATTCACAATGTATGAGTTTGATGCAGCGGTTAACGGAGCAATGGTTATCAAGGGtactttaataatttaatttactgAATGAACTCCGTTAACTCATTTATGCAACTTCACTTTTGAGTGGCATGTTcattagttttattaggattctCAATTTTTTTCTTAGCCTGGTATATGATATCTTACATCCAAATATATTTTTTCATCAATCAAGATAACATCTTTTTCCATTTGTCACAACATTGTTTTGCCTATGTACTAACTCATTCCTCATTTCATGCAGTTCCAAGGATGGCAGATTTTTCTTTGGATATCCCCCAAATTGTTGAAGTTGTAGAAAAGGAAAGGCCAAAATGCATTTTCCTCACTTCTCCAAACAACCCAGATGGAAGGTAAATGCAAGGGTGAATGTGACTGTTAAATTAAAGGCGTGTGTGTATACCATGAATTGTTGAACTTgtagaaaaggaaaagccaaaatataTTTTCCTGATATCTCCAAACAACCTGGAAAGAAGGTGGTGGTGGTCTATGACATTCCTTGAAGAAAGAGATATAGTAGCTTTATTTTTCACTTCCTTCATTTAATCTGCCTCATTTTGGATGGATCAATTTTGGTGAAAAGGAGAGGCCAAGAGCTCTCTCTTAAGttgttctctctctctctctccgttCATGTATCCAAGTTAACAAAATTTCTCTTCCCCTTTCCTCTTCTTTAATTTTGGATCCCTTCCCTAAGCCCCCGCCGAGTTAACACCACATAAGCGAAACTTTCTAAAGGCCTTATAGCTGAAACAATTTTTTGTGCAAGtacgatttaaatttttttagaaattgtttctaatatttgtttttttattgCAATACTGCTTGTTCATGTCCAGCATAATCAGTGATGAAGAGCTCCTCCAGATTCTTAACTTGCCAATCTTGGTTGTGTTGGATGAAGCATACATTGAATTCTCTGGACTTCAATCAAAGATGAAGTGGGTAAAAAGGCATGAGAACTTGATTGTCCTCCGAACCTTTAGCAAAAGAGCAGGTAGGTTTTTTTTTTCCTGCTTGTCATGGTCATCTTTGAAAGAGAGTTTAATTCAGAAAGGCCTATGCTAGTAATTAATGCTCCTTCATTAGATGCACATGAAGACCAGTTTGATGCACTTGAAAAGTTTGTAGTAGGCTGCATGCTAGGATAATGAAGAAATAAAGCAAAGAATCTTTGCTTCAATTTTGAAGGGAAATAcataaaatttatgtttttttaaagtGAATTAAGTTCAATTATTGCATGGTGCAAGGATATATAAAATAACACTTCATAAGATGTTAATAGAAGATAATGCATAAAATAACACATTTTCTTGTGGTAATGTGGTGAACCATATCACCTCATGGCTGCAAAAGATAGAAAAAGGAACCACATATTTTACAAGTGTGGGTGTGTTGTTATCTGTTAAAATCTAGATTAAATGAGTAATAGTGTAGTTGCTAAATTTTTTTGCCATTGTCTGCTGGTTCATTTCTTATTCTAGGTTTTATTCTAGGTTTCAAAATGTTTGTCCTCATCCTAGTTTTCCTTATTCTTTGTTGTCTTGTGCATAATGTACATAATTTGTTGCTGTaagacaaataaaattacattataTAACATTGAAAATATTTGTGTATCTTCATGTTTCAGTGGATGTTAGTGTTGTGTgagtattttttatgattttttgtgCATTCATTGGTTCTATTCTCTTGTTAAGTTTTTGTTGCAATAAAAAGCAGTGAAAAGTTTCAGGTTCTTTTGCTTATGAAAGTTTTTCACTTGCAAATGTTTCTCCACCTTTTCTATCTTTCCAATAATGTGATTTTTACTTTCTGGTTGTCGCAAAAACAGGTTTAGCTGGGCTCCGTGTTGGCTATGGGGCCTTTCCTATTAGCATCATCCAATACTTATGGCGTGCAAAGCAACCATACAATGTATCTGTTGCAGCAGAGGTTTCTGCGTGTGCAGCTTTGCAAAATCCTGAATATCTGGAGGTCATCCCCATCCCCTTTGTGTGTTTTTGTTATTGGTCCTCTTGGTCTGTTATAATTAATGAGTATCTAATGTTTCCTTTCTTTGTTCAGAATGTTAAGAATTCTCTAGTGCAAGAAAGGGAAAGGTTGTTTAGTCTTCTAAAAGGAGTGCCCTACCTGAGTCCATATCCAAGTTGTTCCAATTTCATTCTTTGCAAGGTTACATCTGGGAAGGATCCTAagaaacttaaggtaattggttTTGCGAATAATTACAAATCCAATTGTGTTACAAATCCAGACGATTTAGTAGTTTTTATACATGTTTCACATGGTCCTGGATTCTTCGTTCTCCTTGTTTACTTTGGTATTTAAGATAAGGAAAAAACTCAAGTCTCCAATTGGCTATCCATATGAACTCATTCGACAAAATCCCAGTTATATAGAACCTAGATTTTCTACTTTCTACTTATCTAATATATCACATTGGAGTCATATTGACAATTAGTTAGACAATATAGCAAGAAACATTGCTCTAATTTTGTTGCATTATCTCAAATTGCTGATTAATGCAGCCAACACAGAATTTCCATGTTATACAGCAAATTTCATCCAATTTGAATTTGTACTGCATTTACATTGCAAGGGCATTCTGTACCTTCAACACTAATGAACTTACTTTTATTCCAATCAATGTCTTGTCCTAGACTCCTAGTTATCATGAAATACAAACCAATGCAGTTTCAGATTCTCAACTCAATTCATCACTGGCCAGTGTTAACCAATCAAAGGACTTAGTATCACTAAAATCTGTTGCATtcagctcatgaagttccttttaGAATTGCAGTAATATTTCAGCCGATACTTCAGATCAGAGTTTAACTATCATATGCATGTTAGTTTCAGGATATCCTAATCATATTCCTTTCAGTAAAGTTTACTACTGTTCAGTTGTAAGCATTCATAAACCAACAGTCCCTGGAAATATTTAGAATTTAGGCCCTATTGAATTTCATATAATACATGCTCTTCTGCTTATTGTAGCAATCTGCTGCAGTAATTCATTAATTACAATTTGTTCAATTTTTGCAAGATTGTACTACTACAAAACGTTACTCTGCTAGTTTATGAGATCATTTCATATATGTCCTCACATATATTCTTCTTGTATGTAATTTATGCATCGGGGATAAAACTCCTCCCACCCCTAGTCACTTGGCGGTTGGCTATAAGCCGATCTCGAGATTTATTCCCTTCACATATCCCGAGGACAGATTGTGAGGGGTGTCTAGAGTGAGCATAATCATCTTTTATTACAATTATATCTAATTTATGCATCTGCTTAAATGTATCAATAGGGCTTCCATATACGTATACTTGTCATAATTAGTTTCATACATACTCGTCAGATATGTTCGGATGCATACAGCAATGTACCTAATAAATTAAAGCTCTGTTTTTCACGTTGAACCTGGATAGGATACAATAACACAACTATCGTGGATAGAATGCCTCATTCTTTATTGTTTCCTTAATAATGTGAACATGTGGATTCTGCATTCTCATTTGTAAGTTCGTCTCATAAGACTCAAGAAACTGTCTAGAATGTGTTAAAGGTTTATTGTATTTTTGTTAGTTTGGAAGGAACTCTATGTGCCAGTAACTTAATTTGTTAACTCGTGCAGGAAGACCTAGCAAAAATGGGCGTGATGATCCGGCACTACGACAAAAAAGAGCTAAAAGGATATGTTCGAATTTCGGTCGGGAAGCCAGAGCATACAAATGTTCTCATGAAATGTCTTAATCTTCTAAAGTAATCTTCCTCTTTCAAAGGTTTTTGTTCCATTCAAGATTGCAATGCCAAAAGGTTAACTTAATTGGTCATTTTAAGTGTATACATCCTGCAAAGAGGAAACGGATAGGAGCGTTGGTTTTTAGAGAAGTCGATCTGCTTGACTTCATGTACTATTTAGAagtttatttatgcattttaaACTTGGAATTGATTGACATTTCATTCACTATTATAAGTCTCGCTACATGCACACACGTAGACACACCGAAGAATGCTAAAATCTTATTCTTTATTGCTTGCTGCTTTTGTCCAAAGCACTTTTTTATGTCTCCTCCCCATCCTACTCCACCAGCCCTCTTTTAGTGTTGTTGCCTAGCCAACAGCATTGTCATCGTCCAACCAGCCGTGGCTTGTCGTACACGGTGCGTTCAGATGTTTGTCATGCGCTCGATCGCCACCCAGATTGTCAGCCCATCGCCTGCAACCTGCTGGGGCCGCCGGTACTCTATCAAAGCTTCAAGCCCTAGCTCCGGACGACTATGTGGGTCTTGTAACATATCTGACAATCGATTTTGAACCAAACCAATAGGATGAGATCTGCAGTGCCTGGACCATGATTTCAAGACTGTTTGACCTCGGGGTTTGGTACGATGGTAAATCGATGGATGGATTTCTCAAGTAATGTGGGTTTGGTTCTCACACAGTACAAACAGACGCCTAATAGACTTCTCTCTCTTGATTTCATGACTGTTTGATCGTTATTCTCACACAAGGGAAATGGCGGCTCACTGTTTCTCTTGGTCAATACACAAAGGAAGTTAGGTTCACGGTTTGCAATATTATGACCTAGCAAATAGAGTAATTTTGCTATTTACAAATCACATTATT includes these proteins:
- the LOC122038694 gene encoding histidinol-phosphate aminotransferase, chloroplastic-like isoform X2; protein product: MVLSTRLGRKPEDIVKLDANENPYGPPPEVFEALGALKFPYVYPDPESRCLRAALAEDSGLESDYILVGCGADELIDLIMRCVLDPGDKIVDCPPTFTMYEFDAAVNGAMVIKVPRMADFSLDIPQIVEVVEKERPKCIFLTSPNNPDGSIISDEELLQILNLPILVVLDEAYIEFSGLQSKMKWVKRHENLIVLRTFSKRAGLAGLRVGYGAFPISIIQYLWRAKQPYNVSVAAEVSACAALQNPEYLENVKNSLVQERERLFSLLKGVPYLSPYPSCSNFILCKVTSGKDPKKLKEDLAKMGVMIRHYDKKELKGYVRISVGKPEHTNVLMKCLNLLK
- the LOC122038694 gene encoding histidinol-phosphate aminotransferase, chloroplastic-like isoform X1, coding for MGALSCSTAFCSSSVADIRRESRRSRTVGGRFMASSLPVEQVNPSPSQSSTGDSFIRLHLRKLAPYQPILPFEVLSTRLGRKPEDIVKLDANENPYGPPPEVFEALGALKFPYVYPDPESRCLRAALAEDSGLESDYILVGCGADELIDLIMRCVLDPGDKIVDCPPTFTMYEFDAAVNGAMVIKVPRMADFSLDIPQIVEVVEKERPKCIFLTSPNNPDGSIISDEELLQILNLPILVVLDEAYIEFSGLQSKMKWVKRHENLIVLRTFSKRAGLAGLRVGYGAFPISIIQYLWRAKQPYNVSVAAEVSACAALQNPEYLENVKNSLVQERERLFSLLKGVPYLSPYPSCSNFILCKVTSGKDPKKLKEDLAKMGVMIRHYDKKELKGYVRISVGKPEHTNVLMKCLNLLK